A single Pseudomonadota bacterium DNA region contains:
- a CDS encoding efflux RND transporter permease subunit translates to MRDAQSAWRDRLPSFSLDRRISVLVLAGTTIVVGIITAFGLPLELVPRGFEQPSLRVRARWRDAPPQEVLDKILLPLEEELSTVRGLSEIDSRTMARGGRVSLSFKQGTDMDVAYREVRDRIERAKARLPSDVERVRIEKHDASGIPIMMLGLAVDPELKDPYELIQKEVVLPLSRVDGVATVSAGGLQQKEILIELDRSKTAAAGLNIYQLAQDLARDNFSLASGTVREGERKLLLRSLALFPDLSALRWRLVSPSVRLQDVADVRYAVPELPWRVRVNSKPALALRVMKEGQANTIAVSRALRQEFQRLSRSPRLQGLEMAILFSQGAVIRDSLDTLVTSGLVGGVFAIVVLFFFLLRFRMTLVITLSIPLSMLIAIAVMYFAGETFNVLSLLGLIISVGLLVDNSVVVAENVHRLHQSGTPLRQACIRGAGQIALAIVLATLTTVVVFLPVSLVEGKAQFLLLRLSFPVCVSLIASLFVALLVVPLGVYMTLGKVRRPQGGLVSKARAALERVLSGAYRLSVGRLGALYVRLLAFFLRRRLDLVLLLAAVFVLTVQGPGASVGVVPVSDDDRRTFEIEMDLPGSLSVDDAAAFFAPIERALERLRPELGLEGYLVVYAANWGKVEGWLPAQAPKGVREARDRVIAALPDTPGVKYYTGTDEEDEEKKSSQVIVLLGDDHEQLAEVGAQLRARLSEVDGVVGVKRWGERTPNELGLLIDRERAQWRGVSPRVIAAVVGYALRGQSLPRIHRAGSEIPVRIRFREQDRDSLEKLEDFAVPTASGQAARLSALTHVEFLRSPKQIFRRGKRIAYRIALDLKQGEEDLTRERIAERLEGFGLPEGIVFGSGDSGRDADEEDMQAMRFAGVVSVLFIYLLIGFLFESFVLPLSVLVTIPLASVGVIWLHFATGRDVDFLGAVGAVLLIGVVVNNGIVLVDYINRLRREGRARTEALLLAAERRFRPILMTAGTTVCGMLPVTLGDSSSMSLSYKSFGLTLIGGLTTATVLTLLVVPVFYTLFDDARAAVGATVRAACSTTPRASSNAG, encoded by the coding sequence ATGCGCGACGCGCAGAGCGCCTGGCGAGACAGGCTTCCCAGCTTTTCGCTTGATCGACGGATCTCGGTCCTCGTTCTTGCCGGCACCACGATCGTCGTCGGGATCATCACGGCGTTCGGACTGCCTCTCGAGCTGGTGCCACGAGGCTTCGAGCAGCCGTCGCTGAGGGTGCGCGCACGCTGGCGCGATGCTCCTCCGCAGGAGGTCTTGGACAAGATTCTGCTGCCGCTCGAGGAGGAGCTCTCGACGGTCCGAGGCCTCAGCGAAATCGATTCCAGAACCATGGCGAGGGGCGGACGCGTGTCGCTGAGCTTCAAGCAAGGCACCGACATGGACGTTGCTTATCGTGAGGTACGTGACCGCATCGAGCGCGCCAAGGCACGCCTGCCGAGCGACGTCGAGCGCGTGCGGATCGAGAAGCACGACGCATCCGGCATCCCGATAATGATGCTGGGTCTTGCCGTGGATCCCGAGCTCAAAGATCCCTACGAGCTCATCCAAAAGGAAGTCGTCTTGCCCCTGTCGCGTGTCGACGGGGTGGCAACGGTCAGCGCCGGAGGCCTCCAGCAAAAGGAGATACTGATCGAGCTCGACCGCTCGAAGACGGCCGCTGCAGGGCTCAACATCTACCAGCTCGCCCAAGACCTGGCGCGCGACAACTTCTCCCTGGCAAGCGGAACGGTACGGGAGGGGGAGCGCAAGCTCTTGTTGCGCTCGCTTGCGCTGTTTCCCGATTTGAGCGCGCTGCGATGGCGGCTGGTCAGCCCCAGCGTGCGGCTGCAGGACGTGGCTGACGTTCGCTACGCGGTACCGGAGCTTCCGTGGCGGGTCAGGGTGAACAGCAAACCGGCCCTCGCCCTGCGCGTGATGAAGGAGGGGCAGGCGAACACCATCGCGGTCAGCCGTGCCCTGCGGCAGGAGTTTCAGCGGCTCTCGCGCAGCCCCAGACTCCAGGGCCTGGAGATGGCGATCCTGTTCTCGCAGGGCGCCGTTATCAGGGATTCCCTCGACACCCTGGTGACCAGCGGCCTTGTGGGGGGTGTATTCGCGATAGTGGTGCTGTTTTTCTTTCTGCTCCGCTTCCGCATGACCCTCGTAATCACGCTGTCGATACCACTCAGCATGCTGATAGCGATCGCCGTCATGTACTTTGCGGGGGAGACGTTCAACGTGCTTTCGCTGCTCGGGCTGATCATTAGCGTTGGCCTCCTGGTAGACAACTCGGTGGTCGTTGCCGAGAACGTCCACCGCCTGCATCAGTCGGGCACACCGCTCAGACAAGCCTGCATTCGTGGCGCCGGGCAGATCGCGCTCGCGATCGTGCTGGCCACGCTTACGACGGTTGTGGTCTTTCTTCCGGTCTCGCTCGTGGAAGGCAAGGCTCAGTTCTTGCTCCTCAGGCTTTCGTTTCCCGTCTGCGTGTCGCTGATCGCATCGCTGTTCGTTGCGCTCTTGGTGGTGCCTCTCGGCGTGTACATGACGCTCGGCAAGGTCCGGCGGCCGCAAGGCGGCCTTGTTTCGAAGGCTCGAGCCGCTCTGGAGCGGGTGTTGAGCGGCGCGTACCGGTTATCGGTGGGGCGGCTTGGCGCGCTCTACGTACGGCTGTTGGCTTTCTTTCTCAGGAGACGACTCGACCTGGTACTGCTCCTCGCGGCGGTGTTCGTGCTCACGGTGCAAGGTCCCGGGGCCAGTGTCGGGGTGGTTCCGGTGTCCGACGACGACCGGCGTACGTTCGAGATCGAGATGGACCTGCCCGGGAGCCTGAGCGTCGACGACGCGGCGGCGTTCTTCGCACCCATCGAACGTGCGCTCGAGCGGCTGCGGCCCGAGCTAGGTCTCGAGGGTTACCTCGTCGTCTATGCCGCGAACTGGGGCAAGGTCGAAGGCTGGCTTCCGGCCCAGGCACCGAAAGGCGTGCGCGAGGCTAGAGACCGCGTAATCGCCGCGCTGCCCGACACCCCGGGAGTCAAGTACTACACCGGTACGGACGAGGAAGACGAGGAGAAGAAGTCCAGCCAGGTGATCGTGCTGTTGGGGGACGACCACGAACAGCTTGCCGAGGTCGGCGCGCAGCTGAGAGCCCGCTTGTCCGAGGTCGACGGCGTAGTAGGTGTCAAACGCTGGGGCGAAAGGACCCCCAACGAGCTCGGACTGCTGATCGATAGGGAACGCGCGCAGTGGCGGGGAGTGAGCCCGCGAGTCATCGCGGCAGTGGTCGGCTATGCGCTGAGGGGGCAGTCCTTGCCGAGGATTCATCGCGCCGGCAGCGAAATCCCGGTGCGAATCCGTTTCCGCGAGCAAGATCGCGACAGCCTCGAGAAGCTCGAAGACTTCGCCGTCCCCACGGCCTCCGGACAGGCAGCCAGGCTGTCGGCGTTGACCCATGTAGAGTTTCTTCGCAGCCCCAAGCAGATCTTCCGGCGCGGCAAGCGCATCGCCTACCGCATTGCCCTCGACCTCAAGCAAGGCGAGGAGGACCTGACCAGGGAGCGGATCGCCGAGCGGCTCGAGGGCTTCGGCCTGCCCGAGGGCATTGTCTTCGGTAGCGGTGACTCAGGCCGCGACGCAGACGAGGAAGACATGCAGGCGATGCGTTTCGCCGGCGTCGTGTCCGTCCTATTCATCTACTTGCTGATCGGCTTCCTGTTCGAGAGTTTCGTCTTGCCGCTGTCGGTGCTCGTTACCATCCCGCTGGCCAGCGTTGGAGTGATCTGGCTGCATTTCGCGACCGGACGGGACGTGGACTTCCTGGGGGCCGTCGGGGCCGTGCTGTTGATCGGTGTCGTCGTCAACAACGGCATCGTGCTGGTGGACTACATAAACCGCCTGCGCAGGGAAGGGCGCGCTCGTACGGAGGCGTTGCTGCTGGCGGCCGAGCGCCGCTTCCGGCCGATCCTGATGACCGCAGGCACCACGGTTTGCGGCATGCTGCCGGTGACGCTTGGCGACTCGAGCAGCATGAGCTTGAGCTACAAGAGCTTCGGGCTCACGCTCATCGGCGGTTTGACGACCGCGACCGTCCTGACGCTGTTGGTGGTACCCGTCTTCTACACGCTGTTTGACGACGCTCGTGCCGCGGTCGGCGCCAC